In the Helianthus annuus cultivar XRQ/B chromosome 11, HanXRQr2.0-SUNRISE, whole genome shotgun sequence genome, one interval contains:
- the LOC110889058 gene encoding amino acid permease 4 has protein sequence MKMDEDNAPNYQQGFEISGDLSSQSKFFDDDGRLKRTGTLWTASAHIITAVIGSGVLALAWATAQLGWIAGPTVLFLFSFVTYYCSCLLASCYRDPVTGKRNYTYTEAVKSNLGGFKFKICGFIQYFNLAGTTIGYTIAASISMMAIKRSSCFHEKGHDSRCGVSGTPFMVLFGAVQIFLSQIPDFHEISWLSIVAAVMSFTYSAIGLGLGIAKFAENGKIKGSLTGISVGEVTQTQKIWRSFQAFGAIAFAYAYSNVLIEIEDTIKAPPPPETEQGTMKKATLISVITTSVFYMLCGCFGYAAFGDHAPGNLLTGFGFYDPFWLVDIANVAIIVHLVGAYQVFAQPIFAFVEGTASEYFPESKFITEELHVPVVGYKVNMFRLVWRSMFVCMTTLVAMLMPFFEDVVGILGAIGFWPLTVYFPIEMYIAQKKVPKWSRKWICLETLSVACLVISVCAAAGSVAGVIKDLQVYKPFKTMH, from the exons ATGAAAATGGATGAAGATAATGCACCAAACTACCAACAAGGCTTTGAAATTTCCGGGGACTTGTCTTCTCAGTCCAAGTTCTTCGACGACGATGGCCGTCTAAAAAGAACAGGGACTCTTTGGACTGCTAGCGCGCATATTATCACCGCGGTCATAGGCTCTGGCGTCCTGGCATTGGCATGGGCCACGGCTCAGCTGGGTTGGATCGCCGGACCCActgttctttttcttttttcctttgtAACTTACTACTGTTCTTGCCTGCTCGCCTCATGTTATCGTGACCCTGTGACTGGTAAACGAAACTATACCTACACGGAAGCCGTCAAATCCAATCTTG GTGGGTTTAAATTTAAGATTTGTGGGTTCATTCAGTATTTTAATCTTGCTGGAACTACAATTGGGTACACCATTGCTGCCTCCATTAGCATGAT GGCTATAAAAAGATCAAGTTGTTTTCATGAGAAAGGACATGATAGTCGCTGTGGAGTATCGGGGACTCCATTTATGGTACTGTTTGGGGCTGTGCAGATCTTCCTCTCTCAAATCCCGGATTTCCACGAGATTTCATGGCTGTCGATAGTGGCCGCCGTCATGTCCTTCACTTACTCCGCCATTGGTCTTGGTCTCGGGATCGCTAAATTTGCGG AAAATGGTAAAATCAAGGGGAGCTTAACTGGTATAAGTGTTGGAGAAGTGACTCAAACACAAAAAATATGGAGGAGTTTCCAAGCATTTGGGGCCATTGCATTTGCCTACGCTTACTCTAATGTCCTCATTGAAATCGAAGACACGATCAAAGCCCCGCCGCCACCGGAGACGGAGCAGGGAACGATGAAGAAGGCGACTTTGATAAGCGTGATAACGACGTCTGTTTTCTATATGCTTTGTGGCTGTTTCGGTTATGCTGCTTTCGGAGACCATGCTCCAGGAAACCttctaaccgggtttgggttcTACGACCCCTTTTGGCTGGTTGACATAGCAAATGTTGCCATCATAGTCCACCTTGTTGGTGCATACCAAGTGTTTGCACAGCCCATATTCGCATTTGTTGAGGGTACCGCTTCAGAGTATTTCCCGGAAAGCAAATTCATCACAGAGGAACTACATGTTCCGGTTGTGGGTTACAAAGTGAATATGTTTAGATTGGTATGGAGAAGCATGTTCGTGTGTATGACCACCCTGGTTGCTATGCTGATGCCGTTCTTTGAAGATGTGGTTGGGATCCTTGGAGCGATCGGGTTCTGGCCGCTAACTGTTTATTTCCCGATAGAAATGTATATTGCTCAAAAGAAGGTACCCAAGTGGAGTAGGAAATGGATTTGTCTAGAAACGTTGAGTGTAGCGTGCCTTGTAATTTCGGTTTGTGCGGCTGCGGGATCAGTGGCTGGAGTGATTAAAGATCTCCAAGTCTATAAACCCTTCAAGACAATGCACTGA